From Niallia sp. Man26:
TTAGTTTCACGCTAATCTTTTGTTTCAAATACCAAACCACATCACCTGCTTCCTTTTTACTTTTTTGATACTTAATATTGATTTCCCTTGCAATGGAAAAATTACTTCTTGCTCTTTCCAGATAGCTGGTGAGTTTAATTCGAAAATTATATTAAAAATCACTTGTTGCAAAAAATGCAATCAAGTGATTTTTTCCTTTCTATTTGTAATATTATAGGGTTTGGTACTATATGTTGATGCGGAAGTTTATCCTTATAAATCTAAAATTCTCATCACAATAGAGTGGTTTCAAGAGCATTACTTAACATAGTATCAAAACTTTCAAATGACTCCATTAAAGTTCCTGAAGGCTTATCAAGTTCAACATATAAACCTTCTTTTTGATCATAACAATACCATGCTGTATCAGAATCACCAAAAAATATATACTGTTTTTGCCAATCATTTTCATGCCAAAGCTCATTAGTTTCAATAAACCCATGGATGTCTTCTTTTACTTCTCTATCAAGTAAGTTTTCATCAACACCATATATTACTAAACCATTAAAATCTAATCCGTTTATGTTCTTTAGAAATTCAATATACGAGCTAGGTAATACAACATCGCCTAATTCATCCTTAATTTTATGATTCATTTTAATAATTTCAGCATCTGCTACTGGACTTCTAAGTGAAGAACCATACTTTTCTTCTATTTTTCTAATATCGTCCAAAAATTTCGTCCATTGGAACATATCTACTCTTCCCTTCTTTCAAAAGGTTTTGGCGGGTGTATCTCATCTTTATACATAGGTCAATTTATTGTAATACTTTGTTTTGGTGATAAGCCTTTATTCAAAGAGTTTTGTTCATTAGTAACCGATTTATGAAAAGTATCATTATTTATCAGTACTAAGTTAACAAAATCATTTGTTCCTCCATCATCTAAAGGTAAATTGTGATGTACTTGCCAATCCTTTATATAACAGTGCCTGTTACGTAGTTTTCTAACTAACATTCTGTCACTATCCAGTCCGACTGTTCCATAAGAAATGGTCTTGCATATATTACAGGAATGCTGCCATATTTGTGACATAAGAAAGTAATACAAAATAAGGAGTAGAAATACATCTACTCCTTTTGCTTGCTTTTTCAATATTTATTATTTTAAACGTTATATAAACCACCATCAATAGTATAAGAAGATGAAGTAACGTAAGAAGATTCATCTGATAGTAAAAATGCAATTACATTTGCCACTTCTTCAGGTTCACCATATCGTTTCATCGGAACAGCATCATTATATGCATGTTTTGCAGCTTCAGCATCTTCTGAAACATTGGATTCAATATTACGCATCATTTGAGTATTAATGACACCTGGGTTAACAGTATTCACACGGACATTATAGGTTGCTGCTTCTAGGGCTGCTACTTTATTAATACCCATTACAGCATGTTTGGATGAATTATATAATACCATACTTGGTGCTCCAGTAAACCCAGCTACAGATGATGTATTAACAATAGAGCCAGCATTCTGTTGTTTCATCACAGGCAAAACATGTTTAAGACCAAATAACACACCTTTAACATTAATACCATAGACAAAATCAAATTCTTTTTCTGTTATTTCTTCAATTAGTTTAGCTGGTCCTTCAACTCCTGCATTATTAACAAAACCATCAATTCGACCAAATTTAGCAATTGTTTGGTCTACATAATTTTTAACATTCTCTTCATTCGATACGTCAGTTTGTACAACTAAACTATTATTTTCCGTTAATTGAAGCTCTGCTTGTACCGATTCAATTGCTTCTTTGTTTAAATCAACTAGTACTACCTTTGCCCCACCATTCGCTACTTTTTTCACTACTTCTTTCCCTATACCGCCTGCTGCTCCTGTTACAATAATAACTTTGTCTTTAAAATTCATGTTTAAATCCCCTTTTTATATATTTTGAATTGCGATATCTCAAATTAATAATAACATAGGTTATTTTAAATAACCAATAATTCAACTCAGATATTTATCATTATCAAAATTCATAATGTTAATTATTGATGTTTGTGTTTTCTTTTTCGAGTTAATGTGTTGAATCTACATAAAGATTTTTTTACCTTTGAATATTAAAAGATCCAAGAAATAAAAAACTAGGATTGTTACATAAGAAAAGGAGCTGCCGCAGCAGCTCCTTTTAAATATCACCAATATTTCCTTTTTTCACAGGTCTTATAAAAACTCCTAATTTGACTATAAGTTTAAACATCCAATAAAAGATAAATAAAAGCCCAAACGAGATAACTGAAAACAGCATTCCACCATGATAAACTGGAATATCTGCAGGAAAACCAAAATAATAATCTCCAAAGCTCTTTTCAAATCGATGACCTACACTAGGAACTACAGCAAAAATTATAGTTGATATAAAACTTACTATTGATAATTTTACTTTTTTAGCATTAAATTTATTTAAAATTAAAAATGCTACTATTGCTAAACCGTTTATTAACAATCCAATAATCAAATCAATCACGCTAAAAGC
This genomic window contains:
- a CDS encoding SDR family NAD(P)-dependent oxidoreductase, producing MNFKDKVIIVTGAAGGIGKEVVKKVANGGAKVVLVDLNKEAIESVQAELQLTENNSLVVQTDVSNEENVKNYVDQTIAKFGRIDGFVNNAGVEGPAKLIEEITEKEFDFVYGINVKGVLFGLKHVLPVMKQQNAGSIVNTSSVAGFTGAPSMVLYNSSKHAVMGINKVAALEAATYNVRVNTVNPGVINTQMMRNIESNVSEDAEAAKHAYNDAVPMKRYGEPEEVANVIAFLLSDESSYVTSSSYTIDGGLYNV
- a CDS encoding YrhA family protein, translating into MFQWTKFLDDIRKIEEKYGSSLRSPVADAEIIKMNHKIKDELGDVVLPSSYIEFLKNINGLDFNGLVIYGVDENLLDREVKEDIHGFIETNELWHENDWQKQYIFFGDSDTAWYCYDQKEGLYVELDKPSGTLMESFESFDTMLSNALETTLL